One segment of Primulina tabacum isolate GXHZ01 chromosome 14, ASM2559414v2, whole genome shotgun sequence DNA contains the following:
- the LOC142524214 gene encoding uncharacterized protein LOC142524214, which produces MGSYSDTEENRFFDSRDEVSSVSDLVSDCSEEILSSGFGDCALGYEFWSKKPDSIEERRGKFLKLMGFSPNWHRTFGDEVGDLWQGEMKRDVDRLGDTGETVLADLDSDPQFFSSHSLHSFRSYNNIDLLEDGTIEENFAWKIENLCNEAEFVVDELVDTGTSSTFCRTSSDRTLSIDEYLKTIGSPMLRWFRKDSKGCNMVDAEKKVKSSWLKKFNALTHITDKARRFIGKSIESHSETESASRRVDVNVCRKHLKELSCLYAGQEFLAHNGSISTMKFSPDGQFLASAGEDGIIRVWKVLEDDIVKRIDFQDADPSHLYFSLNNFSKLAPLDGTKKYATQTKRSRKSTDSACVILPQKVFQLLEKPLHEFHGHKGEILALSWSKNGHLLSSSVDKTARLWRLDYDHCLGVFSHNNYVTCIDFNPVDDNYFVSGSIDGKMRIWEVQGRRVVDWTDIREIITAVCYSPDGKRGVVGSIDGNCRFYDVIDNRMELGDQICTKGKKKQSGKRITGFQFCPSDASKVMVTSADSQVRILCGANIVGKFKGNNSSGSRVSAAFTSDGEHFVSATEDSNVHVWSYNAQDQKSSRPKNLGSLESFFSRNSSIAVPWCGLKNKLGSLPESILRNGPCDEKFLQKLPAYFPDCLTMSLGFFLDSIYRGSATWPEERLPESRPETDKPFLRKSEFKFLKNAWLSALNTPHLWGNVIVTAGWDGCIRTFLNYGLPIRF; this is translated from the exons ATGGGTAGTTACAGTGATACGGAAGAGAATAGGTTCTTTGACAGCCGTGATGAAGTCTCTTCTGTATCAGATTTGGTTTCTGATTGCTCAgaagagatcttgagttctggATTTGGAGATTGTGCTCTAGGGTATGAGTTTTGGAGCAAGAAACCTGATAGTATTGAAGAGAGGCGTGGTAAGTTTTTGAAACTGATGGGTTTTAGTCCAAATTGGCACAGAACTTTTGGAGATGAAGTGGGAGATCTGTGGCAGGGAGAAATGAAAAGAGATGTTGACAGATTGGGGGATACCGGTGAGACCGTGCTGGCAGATTTGGATTCGGACCCACAGTTTTTCTCAAGCCATTCATTGCATTCCTTTCGGTCATATAACAACATAGATTTATTAGAAGACGGTACAATAGAGGAGAATTTTGCTTGGAAAATCGAGAATTTGTGCAATGAAGCTGAATTTGTTGTCGATGAACTTGTTGACACTGGTACGAGTTCTACATTTTGTAGAACGAGTTCAGATAGAACATTATCGATTGATGAATATCTGAAAACAATTGGATCTCCGATGTTGCGATGGTTTAGAAAAGACTCAAAAGGGTGTAACATGGTTGACGCAGAGAAGAAAGTTAAAAGCAGTTGGCTCAAGAAATTCAATGCTTTGACTCATATTACCGATAAGGCAAGGCGGTTCATTGGTAAAAGTATTGAAAGTCATTCTGAGACAGAGTCTGCTTCTCGAAGAGTTGATGTAAATGTATGTCGAAAGCACTTGAAAGAGTTATCTTGTCTTTATGCTGGGCAAGAATTTCTTGCCCACAATGGCTCAATATCGACAATGAAGTTCAGCCCGGATGGTCAGTTTTTGGCTAGTGCTGGGGAAGATGGCATTATCCGTGTTTGGAAAGTCCTTGAAGATGACATTGTAAAACGAATTGATTTTCAAGATGCTGACCCTTCCCATTTGTACTTTTCACTGAATAATTTTTCTAAGTTAGCTCCTCTGGATGGCACGAAAAAGTATGCTACTCAGACAAAAAGATCGAGGAAATCAACTGATTCAGCTTGTGTCATTCTTCCTCAAAAGGTCTTTCAGTTGTTGGAGAAGCCTCTTCACGAGTTTCATGGACATAAAGGGGAGATTTTGGCTCTCTCATGGTCTAAGAATGGG CATTTACTGTCATCTTCAGTTGATAAAACTGCTCGCTTGTGGAGGTTGGATTATGATCATTGTCTAGGAGTTTTCTCTCATAATAACTATG TGACTTGCATTGACTTCAATCCTGTGGATGATAATTATTTTGTTAGTGGCTCAATAGATGGAAAAATGCGCATTTGGGAGGTTCAAGGCCGTCGAGTTGTTGATTGGACTGATATTCGAGAAATCATTACTGCGGTGTGTTATAGTCCTGATGGCAAG AGAGGAGTCGTTGGCTCTATAGATGGCAATTGCCGTTTTTATGATGTCATAG ATAATCGTATGGAATTGGGTGACCAAATATGCACGAAAGGGAAGAAAAAGCAATCTGGGAAGAGGATAACTGGATTTCAG TTTTGCCCAAGTGATGCGAGCAAAGTAATGGTTACTTCTGCTGATTCACAAGTTCGAATTCTTTGTGGGGCCAATATTGTGGGCAAGTTTAAAG GCAATAATAGTTCAGGAAGTCGAGTTTCTGCCGCATTCACTTCAGATGGAGAGCACTTTGTTTCGGCCACAGAGGACTCAAATGTCCATGTCTGGAGTTATAATGCACAGGACCAGAAATCATCTAGGCCAAAGAACTTAGGATCGCTCGAGAGTTTCTTCTCACGCAATTCTTCCATTGCCGTCCCTTGGTGTGGATTAAAGAATAAGTTGGGATCACTACCAGAAAGTATCTTGAGAAACGGACCTTGTGATGAGAAATTTCTCCAAAAGTTACCCGCATATTTCCCTGATTGTCTTACCATGAGCCTCGGGTTTTTCTTAGACTCTATATACAGAGGATCTGCCACATGGCCAGAGGAGAGGCTGCCCGAATCAAGACCTGAGACTGACAAACCATTTTTACGTAAATCAGAATTCAAGTTTCTAAAAAACGCTTGGCTCAGCGCATTGAACACTCCTCACTTGTGGGGTAATGTGATAGTAACTGCTGGCTGGGACGGATGCATTCGAACATTTCTCAACTATGGGTTACCTATTCGATTTTGA